A genomic segment from Nicotiana tabacum cultivar K326 chromosome 7, ASM71507v2, whole genome shotgun sequence encodes:
- the LOC142162303 gene encoding uncharacterized protein LOC142162303, whose translation MGAWRSSGDANTMWSATTYCIRASAREVLGVSTGVSGRHKGDCWWNEVVQGKVEAKKATYLKLVGSIGEEEMRACMERYKVARKEAKLSVTEAKTAAYSRMYEELGEEGREKKLFRLSKLRERKA comes from the coding sequence atgggagcttggaggagcagtggggacgcaaacactatgtggtcAGCAACAACATACTGTATAAGGGCgtctgcgagagaggtgttaggggtctcaacTGGTGTATCTGGTAGGCATAAAGGTGACTgttggtggaatgaagtggtccaaggtaaagtggaagcgaaaaAGGCGACatacctgaagttagtggggagcataggtgaggaggagaTGCGAGCGTGCATGGagagatataaggtagctaggaaagAAGCTAAACTGTCGGTCACAGAGGCGAAGACTGCAGCTTATAGCcgtatgtacgaggaactggGGGAAGAGGgcagggagaagaagttatttcgGCTgtccaagttgagagagaggaaggcttga